A region of Antedon mediterranea chromosome 8, ecAntMedi1.1, whole genome shotgun sequence DNA encodes the following proteins:
- the LOC140057674 gene encoding uncharacterized protein: MADNNLNSDSIRDFLAGNGGKARNSDVVLHFKEYLNYPDPKKKEYYRQRFKECINQVAVKKDENGTKFIVLRKKFREKESVDSDSSPRQRRIGHPHQYEQGPLEKSLNQSITESRWREQIEQREEEKRQADNLRQTAKRERERRLESERKAAAKREEQELRRIQEENMKQQEERLKEKEKQFVDERTQEEFVMASVDMNDSLDNSYTGPSGQTDFLRSKEGERIIEEKTQISSVTDQVQKIDSSFDEEITPQKRNSDLQKISEGISGSDSTLNKDTLSSSESQASIRSTMLNEKERLWILYSAQNELSKLSLLLSENKDLSHSKVCIHLY; encoded by the exons ATGGCGGATAATAATCTGAATTCTGACAGTATTAGAGATTTTTTAGCCGGGAATGGTGGGAAAGCAAGAAATTCAGATgttgtattacattttaaagaatatctCAACTACCCTGATCCAAAGAAAAAAG AATATTACAGACAACGTTTCAAGGAATGTATTAATCAAGTGGCTGTGAAAAAAGATGAAAAT ggTACTAAATTCATTGTGTTAAGGAAGAAATTTAGAGAAAAAGAATCAGTTGATTCAGATTCCTCTCCACGACAACGGCGGATTGGACACCCACATCAATATGAACAGGGTCCATTAGAAAAGTCACTTAATCAATCCATCACTGAATCAAGGTGGCGAGAACAGATCGAACAAAGAGAAGAAGAGAAACGACAGGCAGACAATTTAAGACAGACTGCAAAGCGGGAAAGAGAAAGGCGATTAGAAAGTGAACGAAAAGCTGCAGCAAAAAGAGAAGAACAGGAGTTAAGAAGGATACAAGAAGAAAATATGAAACAGCAGGAAGAACGGTTAAAGGAAAAGGAAAAGCAATTTGTTGATGAAAGGACTCAAGAAGAGTTTGTGATGGCATCAGTAGATATGAACGACTCTCTGGATAATAGTTACACTGGGCCATCAGGACAAACCGATTTTTTACGT TCCAAAGAAGGTGAGAGGATAATTGAAGAAAAAACTCAAATTTCAAGCGTTACAGATCAGGTCCAAAAAATTGATAGTTCTTTTGATGAAGAAATCACCCCACAGAAAAGAAATTCTGATCTACAG AAAATCTCTGAAGGAATTAGTGGGAGTGATTCAACATTAAAT AAAGATACACTGTCTTCCTCAGAGTCACAAGCATCAATAAGGTCCACTATGCTT AATGAAAAGGAAAGGTTATGGATTTTGTATTCAGCTCAAAATGAACTTTCGAAGCTAAGTTTACTGCTAAGTGAAAACAAAGATTTAAGTCATTCAAAGGTTTGTattcatttatattaa